From the genome of Triticum aestivum cultivar Chinese Spring chromosome 3B, IWGSC CS RefSeq v2.1, whole genome shotgun sequence, one region includes:
- the LOC123070938 gene encoding histone-lysine N-methyltransferase SUVR3 has protein sequence MRNPTAAGAVSELAELVLPWLPPPDLAAAASASHAMRAAASAVTAARAADSARGLEAFPAPFVNPIDSQPYSYFIYTPFSLIPSAASFNAQPWGCAWSRTLGPTWPRPDLGLPLAGCSCARGECGGAGCACADAEAEAADASGAGMASLSECGDGCACGPSCENRRTQRGVTVRLRVVRQLKKGWALHAAEAIHRGQFVCEYAGEFLTTEEARRRHRLYDELASVGKLSPALLVIREHLPSGRVCMRVNIDATKVGNVARFINHSCDGGNLRPILVRSSGSLLPRLCLFAARDIVDGEELAFSYGDAKPNPKGLPCFCESSCCPGVLPAEET, from the exons ATGAGAAATCCAACGGCGGCCGGTGCCGTCAGCGAGTTGGCGGAGCTGGTCCTCCCGTGGCTGCCGCCGCCCGACCTTGCCGCCGCGGCTTCCGCCAGCCACGCCATGCGAGCGGCCGCGTCTGCTgtcaccgccgcccgcgccgccgactCGGCTCGCGGCCTGGAGGCCTTCCCTGCCCCCTTCGTCAACCCCATCGACTCCCAGCCCTACTCCTACTTCATCTACACGCCCTTCTCCCTCATTCCTTCCGCGGCCTCCTTCAACGCCCAGCCGTGGGGCTGCGCATGGTCCCGGACGCTGGGTCCCACCTGGCCCCGCCCCGACCTAGGCCTCCCCTTGGCCGGGTGCTCGTGCGCCCGGGGGGAGTGCGGCGGCGCGGGGTGCGCGTGCGCCGACgcggaggccgaggcggcggatgCGTCGGGGGCGGGTATGGCGAGCCTCAGCGAGTGCGGCGACGGGTGCGCGTGCGGGCCCTCGTGCGAGAACCGGCGGACGCAGCGCGGCGTCACGGTGCGGCTCCGCGTCGTGCGCCAACTGAAGAAAGGGTGGGCGCTGCACGCCGCCGAGGCCATTCATCGCGGCCAGTTCGTCTGCGAGTATGCCG GCGAGTTCTTGACGACAGAAGAAGCCCGGAGGAGGCATAGGCTGTATGACGAGCTTGCCTCGGTTGGTAAGCTCTCTCCTGCACTCCTTGTCATACGAGAGCACCTTCCTTCTGGGAGAGTATGCATGCGAGTTAACATCGATGCAACAAAAGTGGGAAACGTGGCTCGTTTCATCAACCATTCATGTGATGGAGGCAACCTGCGCCCTATCTTAGTGAGGAGCTCCGGCTCGTTGCTCCCAAGGCTCTGCCTTTTTGCTGCCAGAGATATAGTGGACGGGGAAGAGCTCGCCTTCAGTTACGGGGATGCTAAACCCAATCCTAAGGGCTTACCGTGCTTCTGTGAAAGCTCGTGTTGCCCTGGTGTATTACCTGCAGAAGAAACCTAA
- the LOC123070939 gene encoding LOB domain-containing protein 20 produces MQEEPAPPRKRGGAVHGSAAREQQQQQADEASSAAGPGAPCGACKFLRRRCVPGCVFAPHFSGSGRERGAAQFAAVHRVFGASNVAKLLSRVPVALRRDTARTVCYEAQARIADPVYGCVGTILALQHQVALLQGQLSVLQTQLFNCRLALASTHPDSAEQLALLQPAYSAASAPSQMVNYDDLPQAVDFMDVEPQMRGLESLQLSQPPHRDEDESQGVSPFSDNAGGQRQL; encoded by the exons ATGCAGGAGGAGCCAGCGCCGCCCAGGAAGCGCGGGGGCGCCGTGCACGGGTCGGCGGcgagagagcagcagcagcagcaggcggacGAGGCGTCGTCGGCGGCGGGGCCGGGGGCGCCGTGCGGCGCGTGCAAGTTCCTGCGGCGGCGGTGCGTGCCGGGGTGCGTGTTCGCGCCGCACTTCAGCGGCAGCGGGCGGGAGCGCGGCGCGGCGCAGTTCGCGGCGGTGCACCGGGTGTTCGGGGCCAGCAACGTGGCCAAGCTGCTGTCGCGCGTGCCCGTGGCGCTGCGCCGGGACACGGCGCGCACCGTCTGCTACGAGGCGCAGGCGCGCATCGCCGACCCCGTCTACGGCTGCGTCGGCACCATCCTCGCCCTCCAGCACCAG GTGGCGCTCCTCCAGGGCCAGCTCTCCGTGCTGCAAACCCAGCTCTTCAACTGCAGGCTGGCCCTCGCGAGCACGCACCCGGACAGCGCGGAGCAACTGGCGCTGCTGCAGCCGGCGTACTCCGCGGCGTCGGCGCCGAGCCAGATGGTGAACTACGACGATCTTCCGCAGGCCGTGGACTTCATGGACGTGGAGCCCCAGATGAGGGGGCTCGAGTCTCTCCAGCTCTCGCAGCCGCCGCACCGAGACGAAGACGAGAGCCAGGGCGTGAGCCCTTTCTCGGATAATGCAGGAGGACAACGGCAACTGTGA